GTGGCACAATGCATGGGGATGAAAGTTAAGCGTTTTTATTTGAACCCGACCAAGAGCATTGGCACAGTAATTGATAGTAATCTACTACTAATATCCTTTGCTATTTTTCAGATCATAGGTCGGGAGATCTTTCACGTGCTAAAAGAAAAACATGGTGTGCAGTTTAATAATTTCATTGAAGAAAAGATATGTCCTCTGGTGGGAGATATCATTTATGAAAACTTTGGACTAGACAATGTCCAGCTCGAGGAATTGTCCAAGGACATAGATGTCATTGTCAACGGAGCTGCAACTACAAATTTCTTTGAAAGGTTTGAGGTTTTTTCTGGTTGCACATTGCTACTCCCTTCAATTCAGAAATAAGTGAAAATTTATACATACCTCGAGCCAAAATTTCATAGTTTCATCTTAAGTATTTAGTTTGTAAACTTAAAAAATGACATTTATTGTTCTTTCACAAAAAATATTGAATGTTATAATCGTGTTGGTTACTATACATATACTCATAGAAATTAGTGGTCAAAGTTATACCCTGATGACTATGTCAGTGTCCATAACATTACTTATTGGTGAATTGGAAGGAGTATGCAATATTGTAACAAACATAAACAATCATGGTATTGAAATAATTGTTTAAAATGTGATGCTACCTTTTCAGATATGATGTAGCATTCGATGTGAATGTCTTGGGAGTGAAGCACGTCTGCGCATTTGGAGCGAAATGTCCTAAACTCAAGATGTTTCTTCATGTTTCAACTGGTGTGAAGCCATAAGAATAAATAATCTATGAAGTTGGTTTTGGTGGTATATCATGACATTCTGAATTTTAACTCGTTAACCTATAATAATATGACTTGAACAGCGTATGTAGCTGGTGAACAAGAGGGGATAATACCAGAGAAGCCGATCTTGATGGGCGAGACCCTAAGGGTGGGCACACATCTGGACATCGAGTCCGAGTTAATTTTAGTCAAGGATACCATGCTAGAACTAAAAGCTAGCTGTTCCACGGAAAAGGATGGGAGGAAAACCATGAAGGAGCTTGGCCTCAAGAGGTCAGACAAAAATATCAACATACATTACGTGTACTCCTTTGATCCACTTGGCGGGACTACAAACTTGATACTCTTTTAACATGTTTGATCTTATGGACAACTGAGCGAAGGGCACGACACTTCGGGTGGCCAAACACCTATGTCTTCACCAAGGCAATGGGGGAGATGATTATGGGGAACCTACCAATAGACTTTCCGGTTGTCATCATCCGCCCGAGCATTATAACCAGCACCCTCAAAGAGCCATTGCCTGGATGGATGGAAGGAATCAAGTGACTGAAACAAAAAAATTGATCCTTAACAACAATGTACAACACTAGTGTATGATTACTGAAAATTTTCATCTTCCGTAGGACAATCGACTCGGTGGTCATCGGATACGCCAAGCAGACCTTGCCCTTCTTCCTAGTCGACCTAGATTTAATAATGGATGTGGTGAGCTTGTTCATGAATTGGCAACCAAAATTTGGAATGAAACTTGGTGAAGGTACCAAGTAAGTAACCAACTACAGTTCATGGTTTATATAGATTCCAGGGGACATGGTGGTCAATGCTATGATGGTTGCCATGGCAGCACACTCAGAGGATCAGCAGGTGCAAGTCATCTACCATGTAACATCGTCGATGCGGAACCCGGCACCTTATTCCATCCTTTGGAAGTCTCTCTTTCAGTACTTCAATGACAACCCCCCATGCACGGGAAGGAATGGTGAACGTGTTCGGCTGAAGAAGATGCGGTTCTTCAGCACTGTCATATGGTTCAAGCTGTACATGGCCGTCAAATACATGCTTCCCCTCGAGGTTAGCTCAATTACTATATCAATATGAGATTAAAGCATGTTTATTAGCGATATATGAGATGCAAATGAGATTAATATTATGTGGTTTTCTTCTTGTACAATCAATTGTGCAGATGCTTCGCCTAGTGAACATTGCACTTTGCGGTGTTTTCTCACGGAGATACAATGAACTCAGCAGAAAATTCAGATTCATGATGCAGTTGAGCGAATTATATGCACCCTACACGTTGTTCAAAGGGTGGTAAGAAATTGTTAAAATGCTTATCAATATGTCCTTTTTTGTGGGGAATATCAATATGTCCTTCAGCTTTTGTGATTACTTGGTATGATTGTATACTAGTGTGTCCTCATAGCATATCAAAATATATAATTTTACCCTAATGTCATTCTTTGACTTGATTTTATCAATCTTGTGAAGCTTTGATGACATCAACTTGGATAAGCTCAGGATGGGGATGAACAAGGACAATCAAAATAACAATGGAGCCTATTACTTTGATTTTGATCCCAAGTACATTGACTGGGGCGATTATTTCTACAATGTTCACATCCCTGGTGTGCTCAAATACACGCGTGATTGAGTTATTTCTTTATAGAAAAATTTCGAGTGCAGCTACTATCCATGGAAATACAATTATTTGTCTATTCTTTTTATGAAACACTTATGTATTTGTATTGTACTCCATTTGTTATGCAACTCTTCTGAGTATGTTTGCAATTCTACTGCACATATGGTGTAGTGTTTGCCAGATGCCAGAAAAGAGCGTAATATGGGCAGCTCCCAGAGCACGTTCTAGAGTTCATGCTTTAGATTGTAACATTACTTGATTTGGTTAATAAGTTATCCCCTTAATCTCAGAAAATAAAAGAGCATAGTATATCATCACGCATCATATGCCCACTAAGTTGAAGATGTTAAACATTTGGTGCAAGGCGGATGGGAGGCCGTGGTGTAAAAACTCTGCCGAGAGAAAAATTAAGTGAGCCAAAAACTAGCTAAGTTTGGGGGAATTCATGGAGCTCGACACCACTCTAATAAACTTGCCATGCCATTTTGTGAAGAAAAAAATATTGTTAGATATACTCACTTGTAAAATTTCTAGCAGTTTTGCAAAACTTCCGTGGACAAATCAAAGGTGCAGGGCATGACCTATGCAAATTTCTACATACTAGTACAATACATGTTATTTAAAGTTTGGAAATTGTCTTTAGTTCACAACTTTGAACACTATTTTCTATATGAGTATGCTTACACGAAATCTAtcaattactccctccgtcccaaaataagtcccgctgatttagtacaaagttgtactagaatcaatgacacttattttgggacggagggagtattatacaTACTAAAAGCAGAATATAGAGGTAACAAAGAGAAAATGCTGGAAAATTCCCTGTTATACTGGCCCTTGATCTTGTGGACCTTTCAAAATTAAGAAATGGTGTTCGTTCAATCTAGGCAAGCAACCTCAtgcaaaaatcagaaaaacaaggaTTCGTGCTCTACCTTCACCAGGGCCACTGTCTTCTCTCTTTGTCGCACAACCACCATCCTCCTCCCTTTGCCGCACAGCTGACGTCCTCGTTCCTTTGTTGCGCCACCGTATCTAGCTAGTGATTCAGATAGGAATCAGTCGTGTACTAGAACGTGTATGCTTTCTTCTCCGTTGAGATTTTAGTATTCTCtgtattttttcttttcttgctttATCGATTTTAAAATATTAGtgaatttttggaaaaaatacaGTAATATTAAttgtttaaaaaatgttcatattaGTGTACAAAGCTAGAAAAAAAATCATTCAATTAAAATAATGATCTATATTTGAAAACAGTTCACATAACTAAAAACTGTTTGCATATTTACGCTCTTTTAGTTTTAAAAAGTGTTCACTTGTTTCAAAAAAGTGTACATGTAATTTTAAAGCGTGATCAGGCAATTAAAAAAATCATGTAATTATCAGAAGTTTTCACACATTAAGAAAAATATATATAATGAGAAATGTTTTTACTTATGTTATTAAAACTACTTATGTAACTTTTCAAAAGTATTCAGAAATTTAAATAATGTTAGTGTAATTTTAAAAAGTGCTCAACCATACGTAACAAAAAGTCCTTGTAATTGTAAAGAAGTGGTTGCATAATTTGAAAAGGTGTTCATATAATTAAAAGGATGTTCActtattttttt
The Aegilops tauschii subsp. strangulata cultivar AL8/78 chromosome 3, Aet v6.0, whole genome shotgun sequence genome window above contains:
- the LOC109756814 gene encoding probable fatty acyl-CoA reductase 5 isoform X2; translated protein: MIGEMDADSVVGYFRGKSILITGSTGFLGKVLVEKILRVQPDVKKLYLLIRAPDAESAKLRIQTEIIGREIFHVLKEKHGVQFNNFIEEKICPLVGDIIYENFGLDNVQLEELSKDIDVIVNGAATTNFFERYDVAFDVNVLGVKHVCAFGAKCPKLKMFLHVSTAYVAGEQEGIIPEKPILMGETLRVGTHLDIESELILVKDTMLELKASCSTEKDGRKTMKELGLKRARHFGWPNTYVFTKAMGEMIMGNLPIDFPVVIIRPSIITSTLKEPLPGWMEGIKTIDSVVIGYAKQTLPFFLVDLDLIMDVIPGDMVVNAMMVAMAAHSEDQQYFNDNPPCTGRNGERVRLKKMRFFSTVIWFKLYMAVKYMLPLEMLRLVNIALCGVFSRRYNELSRKFRFMMQLSELYAPYTLFKGCFDDINLDKLRMGMNKDNQNNNGAYYFDFDPKYIDWGDYFYNVHIPGVLKYTRD
- the LOC109756814 gene encoding fatty acyl-CoA reductase 1 isoform X1, translated to MIGEMDADSVVGYFRGKSILITGSTGFLGKVLVEKILRVQPDVKKLYLLIRAPDAESAKLRIQTEIIGREIFHVLKEKHGVQFNNFIEEKICPLVGDIIYENFGLDNVQLEELSKDIDVIVNGAATTNFFERYDVAFDVNVLGVKHVCAFGAKCPKLKMFLHVSTAYVAGEQEGIIPEKPILMGETLRVGTHLDIESELILVKDTMLELKASCSTEKDGRKTMKELGLKRARHFGWPNTYVFTKAMGEMIMGNLPIDFPVVIIRPSIITSTLKEPLPGWMEGIKTIDSVVIGYAKQTLPFFLVDLDLIMDVIPGDMVVNAMMVAMAAHSEDQQVQVIYHVTSSMRNPAPYSILWKSLFQYFNDNPPCTGRNGERVRLKKMRFFSTVIWFKLYMAVKYMLPLEMLRLVNIALCGVFSRRYNELSRKFRFMMQLSELYAPYTLFKGCFDDINLDKLRMGMNKDNQNNNGAYYFDFDPKYIDWGDYFYNVHIPGVLKYTRD